The following are encoded in a window of Parafrankia discariae genomic DNA:
- a CDS encoding amidohydrolase family protein, giving the protein MPPLFRRLKKSFGQNGHAWAQDPRDTFREHVWVAPFHESDLAELKRLIGAERILMGSDWPYVEGLAEPLSFTGDLEEAGFDSGEIERVMRTNVAALVGV; this is encoded by the coding sequence GTGCCCCCGCTGTTCCGGCGGCTGAAGAAGTCCTTCGGGCAGAACGGGCACGCCTGGGCGCAGGACCCACGGGACACCTTCCGGGAACACGTCTGGGTCGCGCCGTTCCACGAGAGCGACCTGGCTGAGCTCAAACGCCTGATCGGCGCCGAGCGCATCCTGATGGGCTCCGACTGGCCGTACGTCGAAGGACTGGCCGAGCCGCTGTCGTTCACCGGGGATCTGGAGGAGGCCGGCTTCGACAGCGGCGAGATCGAACGCGTGATGCGGACGAACGTGGCGGCCCTGGTCGGCGTCTGA